A stretch of Spirosoma oryzicola DNA encodes these proteins:
- a CDS encoding class I SAM-dependent methyltransferase gives MKETLRAIKQNVKETYLMTSQVYYNIAGSDVECNICHYKANKLTSDSWHLYCICPNCYSTVRHRLLVASLSLLNNFSFEKIIDGKNVLHFAPEKKLEKMIRSRASLYKTADFFTEGYSYKNIDFNLDISNMKTVADQSYDCVIACDVLEHVPDHIKAIQEVYRVLKPGGYCIFTVPQKDGLDVTQEDLTITDPKERERIFGQYDHLRIYGNDFVDILANCGFDVTAVNEEYFDKDTVHKYVLFPPVLSQNPLATNYRKVFFGKK, from the coding sequence ATGAAAGAGACACTAAGAGCGATCAAGCAGAATGTTAAAGAGACTTATTTGATGACGTCTCAAGTTTATTATAACATTGCCGGAAGCGACGTAGAATGCAACATCTGTCACTATAAAGCCAATAAGCTTACCAGCGACTCCTGGCACTTGTACTGCATCTGCCCCAACTGTTACTCAACGGTTCGTCACCGCCTGTTAGTAGCCTCTCTCTCTTTACTGAATAATTTCAGTTTCGAAAAAATCATCGACGGTAAAAACGTTCTGCACTTTGCCCCGGAAAAGAAACTGGAGAAAATGATTCGTTCCCGAGCTAGTTTGTACAAGACTGCCGACTTCTTCACGGAGGGGTACTCTTACAAGAACATCGACTTCAACCTCGACATTTCGAATATGAAGACGGTGGCTGATCAGTCGTACGATTGTGTCATTGCCTGCGATGTGCTTGAGCACGTACCAGACCACATAAAGGCGATCCAGGAAGTATACCGTGTTTTGAAACCAGGCGGCTACTGCATTTTTACCGTTCCGCAAAAAGATGGTCTGGATGTTACGCAGGAAGATCTGACAATCACGGACCCCAAAGAGCGGGAGCGTATATTTGGTCAGTACGATCACTTGCGTATCTATGGCAACGATTTCGTCGATATACTAGCCAATTGTGGGTTTGATGTAACAGCCGTCAATGAAGAATACTTTGACAAAGATACGGTTCATAAATACGTTCTTTTCCCGCCCGTTCTTTCCCAAAACCCCTTAGCGACGAATTACAGAAAAGTGTTCTTTGGTAAGAAATAA
- a CDS encoding glycosyltransferase family 4 protein: MYIGVVGPIATKDLLSESELQQHQSCPKGRAGAPLVSSLIKEYISRGHRVLAITIDPAMNDDDAPYIYTKGLLTYVIAPSRKRIFRPNGRRMGRTADFFRFERKHILELLNQFKPEVVHAHWTYEFALAALDYNPNTLITVHDNARTILSYIRTLERVFMFMLARYVFNRGRWFTAVSPYMAESVSEWTSAKVHVVGNPVPIPNVTGRTTIPDKPVISLIVNGWEKRKNCGNALLTFKALQERYPQTVLWGMGDAFEPDGEAVKFCQEHAIDMSNIVLFGSIPYADVLAKIAQSTLVLHASKEESFGMVLAEAMSYGVPVVAGKFSGAVPWVVQDGGLLVDITNVDEMVAAADRLLSDQALYAQLSSNAIEAVKTRFALKTIADQYLDLYQKCSADTIAGSNKLRRTAPAMTQIE, encoded by the coding sequence ATGTATATTGGCGTAGTAGGTCCGATTGCCACAAAAGACCTGTTGTCAGAGTCTGAGCTGCAACAGCATCAATCGTGTCCTAAAGGTCGGGCAGGAGCTCCTTTAGTAAGTAGTCTCATCAAAGAATACATCAGTCGTGGCCATCGGGTGCTCGCCATTACGATTGACCCTGCGATGAACGACGACGATGCGCCTTACATTTATACGAAAGGACTGCTCACGTACGTCATAGCGCCTAGCCGCAAACGTATTTTTCGGCCAAACGGTCGACGCATGGGCCGTACAGCGGATTTCTTTCGGTTTGAGCGGAAACATATTTTAGAACTGCTCAACCAGTTTAAACCAGAGGTTGTCCACGCTCACTGGACGTATGAATTTGCGCTGGCGGCATTGGATTATAATCCAAATACGCTGATAACAGTACACGACAATGCCAGAACGATCCTGAGCTACATACGTACGCTGGAACGGGTATTCATGTTTATGCTGGCACGCTATGTTTTTAATCGGGGCCGGTGGTTTACAGCGGTATCGCCCTACATGGCAGAGTCGGTTAGCGAATGGACATCGGCGAAAGTACACGTCGTTGGCAATCCCGTCCCAATTCCCAACGTGACCGGTCGAACGACAATACCCGATAAGCCAGTTATCAGCCTTATTGTAAACGGCTGGGAAAAGCGTAAAAACTGTGGCAACGCGCTGCTAACCTTTAAAGCGTTGCAAGAGCGGTATCCGCAAACTGTTCTATGGGGCATGGGTGATGCCTTCGAACCCGACGGCGAAGCGGTTAAGTTCTGCCAGGAGCACGCTATTGATATGTCGAACATCGTCCTTTTCGGGTCGATACCTTATGCCGATGTATTGGCTAAAATCGCTCAGAGTACGCTCGTTCTACATGCGTCGAAAGAAGAATCGTTTGGGATGGTGCTGGCAGAAGCCATGAGCTACGGTGTTCCGGTTGTGGCGGGTAAGTTCAGCGGGGCCGTACCCTGGGTTGTGCAGGATGGCGGCTTGTTGGTGGATATTACGAATGTTGACGAGATGGTGGCCGCAGCGGACAGACTTCTTTCTGACCAAGCCCTGTACGCACAGTTGTCGAGCAATGCCATCGAAGCCGTTAAAACACGATTTGCTCTAAAAACTATTGCAGATCAGTACCTTGACCTTTATCAGAAGTGTAGCGCGGACACGATAGCTGGATCAAACAAGCTCCGTCGTACTGCTCCCGCAATGACTCAAATTGAGTAA
- a CDS encoding IPT/TIG domain-containing protein, which translates to MKRFENLLYPLLLLLSMSAIIIGCKKTPEDPPQPQQPTTTITSIDPATAPVGSTIAINGTNFNTNPGSNTVSIGGVTATIVSATDSRLVVVVPAGAASGPVSVTAGGQTVQSQTQFTLATLPLKPTSIKQGTLFRNQTWTKDSVYILRGMVYIPENYTLTIQAGTVIKGAGPEQDPEGKSTPGALVIERIGSLIARGTATQPIVFTSSKPAGQRNYGDWGGIVLTGKSQVNRSSSTPYPNGVRGTVQAYGEPFDNSGALQYVRIEYAGALQPSVPGARLSGLTMIGVGINTAIDHVQVSYSGGDGFSWFGGSANAKNLVSFRNSDDDWTADWGYVGNVQFGVALRDAQVADQSGSNGLEVENYEPNATADVAPVIPTNGLPQNAPVFANLSNFAFQTTPPASSTVAGTSTYRSGILLRRNSIISVYNSLFYGYPEGLRIEGTAAGYLVNATSSALDLRGVVLANTGTPIVGAGTITTDQITSYFTSTARGNQIIASSDLASLLLNSNSFTLNSPNFVPQTGSPLLSGAATGGKVGNTFFTPVNYRGAFGTDNWLTGWTNFSPQNTDYDR; encoded by the coding sequence ATGAAACGTTTTGAAAACCTACTTTACCCATTGCTCCTGCTATTGAGCATGTCTGCCATCATTATTGGTTGTAAGAAGACCCCGGAGGATCCCCCCCAGCCGCAGCAGCCTACAACCACTATTACGAGTATTGACCCAGCCACTGCACCCGTCGGCAGTACCATTGCGATCAACGGAACGAATTTTAATACCAATCCCGGTAGCAATACAGTGTCTATCGGTGGTGTTACGGCAACGATTGTATCAGCGACGGATTCGCGCCTGGTCGTTGTTGTCCCTGCTGGCGCTGCGAGCGGTCCCGTTTCAGTAACCGCAGGCGGGCAAACCGTCCAAAGTCAAACTCAGTTTACACTAGCGACTCTTCCTCTCAAGCCGACTTCGATAAAGCAGGGTACTTTATTCCGAAATCAGACCTGGACCAAAGACAGCGTTTATATACTTCGCGGCATGGTGTATATTCCTGAAAACTACACCTTAACTATTCAGGCGGGAACCGTTATCAAAGGGGCTGGACCGGAACAGGACCCCGAGGGGAAAAGTACGCCTGGGGCACTCGTCATTGAGCGAATTGGCAGCCTGATTGCAAGGGGTACAGCCACGCAGCCAATCGTATTCACCTCATCAAAACCCGCTGGTCAACGCAATTACGGCGACTGGGGAGGCATCGTACTAACTGGAAAATCACAGGTGAACCGCTCGTCATCGACTCCTTACCCAAACGGTGTGCGTGGTACAGTGCAGGCGTATGGTGAGCCCTTCGACAACTCCGGTGCGCTTCAATATGTGCGCATTGAATACGCGGGGGCTTTGCAACCCAGCGTACCAGGTGCCCGACTAAGTGGGTTGACGATGATCGGGGTAGGGATTAACACAGCGATTGACCACGTTCAGGTTTCGTACAGCGGTGGCGACGGTTTCTCGTGGTTTGGCGGTTCGGCTAATGCAAAAAACCTGGTTTCCTTCCGAAACTCCGATGATGACTGGACAGCCGATTGGGGCTATGTTGGTAACGTACAGTTTGGCGTAGCGCTCCGCGATGCGCAGGTTGCGGATCAATCCGGCTCGAACGGCCTCGAGGTAGAAAACTACGAACCAAACGCCACTGCTGATGTAGCGCCCGTAATTCCCACGAACGGACTACCACAGAATGCACCTGTCTTCGCAAATCTAAGCAATTTTGCGTTTCAAACGACACCACCAGCCAGCAGCACCGTAGCGGGTACCAGCACGTACCGATCGGGTATCTTATTACGCCGGAATTCTATTATCTCGGTTTATAACTCCCTGTTTTATGGGTATCCAGAGGGGCTTCGGATCGAAGGAACAGCGGCAGGCTACTTGGTAAATGCAACCAGCAGTGCGCTTGACCTCCGAGGTGTTGTTCTCGCCAATACAGGAACACCCATTGTCGGTGCCGGTACAATCACAACCGATCAGATAACAAGCTACTTCACGTCGACGGCACGAGGCAATCAAATTATTGCATCGTCGGACCTGGCTTCACTACTGCTGAACAGCAATAGCTTTACGCTGAATTCGCCAAACTTCGTACCTCAAACCGGTTCACCACTGTTATCGGGGGCGGCAACAGGTGGTAAAGTCGGCAATACGTTCTTCACGCCAGTGAATTACCGGGGTGCGTTTGGTACGGACAACTGGCTCACAGGCTGGACGAACTTTTCACCCCAAAATACGGATTATGACAGGTAA
- a CDS encoding response regulator: MPILVVEDNADQWLIIRSALAQCFPEVEPIWVNNPMQALKYLESCLSDETKLPRLILLDLYLPRREDSWILLEAIKSNSVYRQVPIVVLSGSQDHDDVVKSYTFSIASYIVKPITYHQWLTCFYTFRRYWWESVTLPQRSLKSSV; encoded by the coding sequence ATGCCTATTTTGGTAGTAGAGGATAACGCTGATCAGTGGCTGATTATCCGTTCTGCTCTGGCTCAGTGTTTTCCGGAAGTCGAGCCTATATGGGTAAACAATCCTATGCAGGCTTTAAAATATCTGGAAAGCTGCTTAAGCGATGAAACAAAATTACCACGGCTCATTTTACTGGATTTATACCTGCCACGCCGGGAAGACAGTTGGATATTGCTAGAAGCGATAAAATCCAATTCCGTTTATCGTCAAGTTCCGATTGTTGTTTTGAGTGGTTCACAAGACCACGACGACGTTGTAAAATCATATACGTTTAGCATTGCTTCGTACATCGTTAAGCCAATTACGTATCATCAATGGCTGACATGTTTTTACACCTTCCGGCGCTATTGGTGGGAATCGGTTACCCTGCCTCAACGCTCGCTGAAATCGAGTGTGTAG
- a CDS encoding PA14 domain-containing protein, which translates to MAVGNWTNLGNNIWQADCPACGDRVTGVYRDNAALPLGRYPNLDASNKGYITVQSHSGRSQLTSQVGLSTNWTGGEVVFRPVQWILNRSKITGQSGNTLYLDGSGSYDISDNWGFFVQNHPATLDQVGEWYYNPGNKTIRIYDNQGNLNSQTVTATTSSEAVNLANVSFVTIRNLQITQALATNLVVTNSSNLVISNNDITQAGEDGIVLQGSGSQITFENNNIDNINNNGVAISTYQNITFRGNNVRNIGLLPGRGKSGDGMYVGFQSNSTANTLIENNTFDNIGYVAINFSTSSTIQRNLISNFCLTKSDGSALYIWNGNRLGMSDIRILSNTVYNGIGANEGTPGGTYTGANGIYLDDCTTNIEVANNTVYNCKGYGIFLHGSSNVRVTGNTAYNNDEGQLSITPASGCQPRSNAILNNVFVSRVADQYNVKYESGQNDLGEYGQFDNNAYIRPFAANNPIFYYNGSSGGNISLAEWRNRYGKDASSMISPVTYSSGNPDDYIKFIPNPTGSSIQASLNGTYRDAKNNTYSGQVTVPAYSSLVLLRDITQSLPLRDPDNPANTVAGLNYSYYESFWTSLPDFNSLTPVKSDVTSTPTLSVRNRDTSYGLRFTGYISVPTDGQYTFYLNSDDGSKLYIGSTEVVDNGTFTGQEKSGTIGLKAGLHAITVSYFQGGGGASLSVSYSGPNIGKQVIPASAWYRVNTGTTTPTTPTTGLRDADNPANAVVGLNYSYYESYWTTLPDFNSLTPTKSGTTSVPSLSVRNREESYGLRFTGYINVPTDGQYTFYTSSDDGTKLYIGSTEVVSNDGVHADQERSGTIGLKAGLHAITVVYFQGNGGAALSVSYSGPNIGKQTIPASAWYRVNTGTTTPTTPTTGLRDADNPANAVVGLNYSYYESYWTTLPDFNSLTPTKSGTTSVPSLSVRNREESYGLRFTGYISVPTDGQYTFYLNSDDGSKLYIGSTEVVDNGTFTGQEKSGTIGLKAGLHAITVSYFQGGGGASLSVSYSGPNIGKQVIPASAWYRVNTGTTTPTTPTTGLRDADNPANAVVGLNYSYYESYWTTLPDFNSLTPTKSGTTSVPSLSVRNREESYGLRFTGYINVPTDGQYTFYTSSDDGTKLYIGSTEVVSNDGVHADQERSGTIGLKAGLHAITVVYFQGNGGAALSVSYSGPNIGKQVIPASAWYRVNTGTTTPTTPTTGLRDADNPANAVVGLNYSYYESYWTTLPDFNSLTPTKSGTTSVPSLSVRNREESYGLRFTGYINVPTDGQYTFYTSSDDGTKLYIGSTEVVSNDGVHADQERSGTIGLKAGLHAITVVYFQGNGGAALSVSYSGPNIGKQTIPASAWYRVNTGTTTTTTPTTGLRDADNPANAVVGLNYSYYESYWTTLPDFNSLTPTKSGTTSVPSLSVRNREESYGIRFTGYISVPTDGQYTFYTSSDDGTKLYIGSTEVVSNDGVHGDQEKSGTIGLKAGLHAITVVYFQGGGGAALSVSYSGPNIGKQNIPASAFRRVTSGGREAAVGEVTPEITFQMQAYPIPAQDNMWIRYSTENAGDVTVQLINMAAQEVMQTTYQAVKGENLIKIGVGQFNRGGYVLTLTQGQQRLTSKVLFKE; encoded by the coding sequence TTGGCCGTAGGAAATTGGACCAACTTAGGCAACAACATATGGCAGGCCGACTGTCCTGCTTGTGGGGATCGGGTAACAGGAGTTTACCGAGATAATGCTGCCCTGCCGCTTGGACGATATCCAAATCTTGATGCCTCGAACAAAGGATATATAACTGTACAATCGCACTCTGGCAGAAGTCAGCTTACCAGTCAGGTAGGTTTGTCAACAAACTGGACAGGAGGGGAGGTAGTTTTTCGGCCAGTACAATGGATTCTGAATCGATCCAAAATTACGGGACAAAGTGGTAACACCCTGTATTTAGACGGTTCCGGCTCCTACGATATTAGCGACAACTGGGGATTTTTTGTCCAGAACCATCCGGCTACGCTGGATCAGGTGGGAGAGTGGTATTATAATCCCGGCAACAAAACGATTCGGATATACGACAACCAGGGAAATCTGAATAGTCAGACTGTTACGGCCACCACTTCGTCCGAAGCGGTAAATCTGGCGAATGTATCTTTTGTGACAATTCGTAACCTGCAAATTACGCAGGCGCTGGCAACTAATCTCGTGGTTACGAACAGTTCTAACTTAGTGATCAGTAATAACGATATCACGCAGGCTGGTGAAGATGGTATTGTTTTACAGGGAAGTGGGAGTCAGATCACTTTCGAGAACAATAATATCGATAACATCAACAACAACGGGGTTGCCATTTCTACTTATCAGAATATCACCTTTAGAGGAAACAATGTCCGGAACATTGGACTGCTACCCGGTCGCGGTAAGAGCGGAGATGGGATGTACGTTGGGTTTCAATCAAACTCAACGGCTAACACATTGATCGAGAATAATACATTTGATAATATTGGTTATGTAGCCATTAACTTCTCGACTAGTTCAACGATACAACGCAATCTAATTAGCAATTTCTGCCTGACCAAAAGTGATGGAAGCGCTTTGTATATCTGGAATGGCAACCGGCTGGGAATGTCTGATATTCGTATTCTGTCAAACACGGTATATAATGGTATCGGAGCTAATGAAGGCACTCCCGGTGGGACTTACACAGGAGCGAATGGTATCTACCTAGACGATTGCACCACAAACATTGAGGTAGCGAATAATACGGTCTACAATTGTAAAGGGTACGGTATATTTCTGCACGGATCGTCCAATGTTCGGGTAACAGGTAACACCGCCTATAATAACGATGAAGGACAACTGTCCATCACACCCGCCAGCGGCTGTCAGCCACGGAGTAACGCAATTTTAAACAACGTGTTTGTGAGTCGTGTGGCCGATCAGTACAATGTCAAGTACGAGTCTGGGCAGAACGATCTAGGAGAGTACGGACAGTTCGACAACAACGCTTATATCCGTCCTTTTGCTGCCAACAACCCTATTTTTTATTACAATGGTAGTAGTGGCGGCAACATCTCGCTTGCCGAATGGCGTAACCGGTACGGTAAAGATGCATCATCGATGATAAGCCCAGTCACATACTCGTCGGGTAATCCAGATGACTATATCAAATTCATTCCGAATCCTACGGGTAGCTCTATACAGGCTTCATTGAACGGTACTTACCGGGATGCGAAAAATAACACCTATTCGGGGCAGGTTACTGTTCCGGCGTATTCGTCGTTGGTTCTGCTGAGAGATATTACCCAATCACTACCGCTACGTGATCCTGACAACCCGGCCAATACGGTGGCGGGTTTGAATTATAGTTATTATGAATCATTTTGGACCAGTCTCCCTGATTTTAATAGTCTGACCCCGGTCAAGAGTGATGTTACCAGTACACCGACTCTTTCTGTTCGAAATCGTGACACAAGCTACGGGCTACGTTTCACGGGTTATATCAGCGTGCCTACCGACGGGCAGTACACCTTCTATCTAAACTCGGACGACGGTAGTAAGCTTTACATCGGCAGTACAGAAGTGGTTGACAACGGCACCTTTACGGGGCAGGAGAAGTCAGGCACCATTGGTTTGAAAGCGGGTCTGCACGCTATCACGGTGAGCTACTTTCAGGGGGGTGGGGGAGCGTCCTTATCGGTGAGTTACAGCGGCCCCAACATCGGCAAACAAGTCATTCCGGCTTCGGCCTGGTACCGGGTCAACACTGGCACGACCACGCCCACTACGCCGACCACTGGCCTGCGGGACGCTGACAACCCGGCCAACGCAGTGGTAGGGCTCAACTACAGCTACTACGAAAGCTACTGGACGACGTTGCCCGACTTCAACAGCCTCACCCCCACCAAGAGCGGCACCACCTCGGTGCCCAGCCTCTCGGTGCGCAACCGGGAGGAGAGCTATGGGCTGCGTTTCACAGGTTATATCAATGTGCCTACCGATGGGCAGTACACCTTCTACACTTCTTCGGATGACGGCACCAAGCTGTACATCGGCAGCACCGAGGTGGTCAGCAACGATGGGGTACACGCTGACCAGGAGCGGTCAGGCACCATTGGCTTGAAGGCGGGCTTGCATGCTATCACGGTGGTCTACTTCCAGGGCAATGGGGGGGCGGCTTTGTCGGTGAGCTACAGCGGCCCCAACATCGGCAAGCAGACCATCCCGGCTTCGGCCTGGTACCGGGTCAACACCGGCACCACCACGCCCACTACACCGACCACTGGCTTGCGGGACGCTGACAACCCAGCCAACGCGGTGGTGGGTTTGAACTACAGCTACTACGAGAGCTACTGGACGACGTTGCCTGACTTCAACAGTCTCACCCCCACCAAGAGTGGCACCACCTCGGTGCCCAGCCTCTCGGTGCGCAACCGGGAGGAGAGCTACGGACTACGTTTCACGGGTTATATCAGCGTGCCTACCGACGGGCAGTACACCTTCTATCTAAACTCGGACGACGGTAGTAAGCTTTACATCGGCAGTACAGAAGTGGTTGACAACGGCACCTTTACGGGGCAGGAGAAGTCAGGCACCATTGGTTTGAAAGCGGGTCTGCACGCTATCACGGTGAGCTACTTTCAGGGGGGTGGGGGAGCGTCCTTGTCGGTGAGTTACAGCGGCCCTAACATCGGCAAACAAGTCATTCCGGCCTCGGCCTGGTACCGGGTCAACACTGGCACGACCACGCCCACTACGCCGACCACTGGCCTGCGGGACGCTGACAACCCGGCCAACGCGGTGGTGGGTTTGAACTACAGCTACTACGAGAGCTACTGGACGACGTTGCCCGACTTCAACAGCCTCACCCCCACCAAGAGCGGCACCACCTCGGTGCCCAGCCTTTCGGTGCGCAACCGGGAAGAGAGCTACGGACTGCGGTTCACGGGCTACATCAATGTGCCTACCGACGGGCAGTACACCTTCTACACCTCTTCGGACGACGGCACCAAGCTGTACATCGGCAGCACCGAGGTGGTCAGCAACGATGGGGTACACGCTGACCAGGAGCGGTCAGGCACCATTGGCTTGAAGGCGGGCTTGCATGCTATCACGGTGGTCTACTTCCAGGGCAATGGGGGGGCGGCTTTGTCGGTGAGCTACAGCGGCCCCAACATCGGCAAACAAGTCATTCCGGCCTCGGCCTGGTACCGGGTCAACACTGGCACGACCACGCCCACTACGCCGACCACTGGCCTGCGGGACGCTGACAACCCGGCCAACGCAGTGGTAGGGCTCAACTACAGCTACTACGAAAGCTACTGGACGACGTTGCCCGACTTCAACAGCCTCACCCCCACCAAGAGCGGCACCACCTCGGTGCCCAGCCTCTCGGTGCGCAACCGGGAGGAGAGCTATGGGCTGCGTTTCACAGGTTATATCAATGTGCCTACCGATGGGCAGTACACCTTCTACACTTCTTCGGACGACGGCACCAAGCTGTACATCGGCAGCACCGAGGTGGTCAGCAACGATGGGGTACACGCTGACCAGGAGCGGTCAGGCACCATTGGCTTGAAGGCGGGCTTGCATGCTATCACGGTGGTCTACTTCCAGGGCAATGGGGGGGCGGCTTTGTCGGTGAGCTACAGCGGCCCCAACATCGGCAAGCAGACCATCCCGGCTTCGGCCTGGTACCGGGTCAACACCGGCACCACCACGACCACTACACCGACCACTGGCTTGCGGGATGCCGACAACCCAGCCAACGCGGTGGTGGGTTTGAACTACAGCTACTACGAGAGCTACTGGACGACGTTGCCCGACTTCAACAGTCTCACCCCCACCAAGAGCGGTACCACCTCAGTGCCCAGCCTTTCGGTACGCAATCGGGAGGAGAGCTATGGGATACGGTTCACGGGCTACATCAGCGTACCTACCGATGGACAGTACACCTTCTACACCTCTTCGGACGATGGCACCAAGCTTTACATCGGCAGCACCGAGGTAGTCAGCAATGACGGAGTGCATGGTGATCAGGAGAAGTCAGGCACGATTGGTTTGAAAGCAGGTTTGCATGCTATCACGGTGGTCTACTTCCAGGGGGGCGGTGGAGCGGCTTTGTCGGTGAGCTACAGCGGTCCCAACATCGGCAAGCAGAACATCCCCGCTTCGGCGTTCCGACGGGTGACTTCCGGTGGACGTGAAGCAGCTGTTGGTGAGGTAACTCCTGAAATCACGTTTCAGATGCAGGCGTACCCCATACCCGCTCAGGACAACATGTGGATACGTTATTCTACAGAAAATGCTGGTGATGTGACGGTTCAGTTGATCAATATGGCAGCCCAAGAAGTTATGCAGACAACCTACCAGGCTGTCAAAGGCGAGAACCTGATCAAGATAGGAGTAGGGCAATTTAACCGGGGAGGCTACGTACTGACGCTTACTCAGGGGCAACAGCGCCTTACCAGTAAAGTTCTTTTCAAGGAGTAA